The genomic segment TAACCTCTGGCACCATGACCATTGCCAGTAAACCATGTGTTCACTGGCAGCATGACAGTCACATCTTCAGGCtgatttgtagtatatataaACAAGGCCTTATTCCACAGTATACACTATACAGTATCAACAGTATAGGTCATGGTACAAGTGCAAGATATAATGCCATTATTTTAATGAAAgaatactataattatgcagcCAGAAATGTATTCTACCTTGTATATATTACCATGTGCATAGTTAACTGAGTAGTACATATTTCATGacttatataattatgtcatgTGCACAAATCTCTGATCTACGTGTAAATAGATTATTGTTAGTTTTTCATCCACTAGTACTCAAAATATATCACAggcatatgtgtatatataaacTATTTATGCTTATTTTTATAATCATCACAAGGTTCAGTGTGTCTGTATTATTTCTACTGTTATGCAAGTGTTGACCCACTTGGAAGCTAATTAAGTATATAAAATTCAATGAGTTAGATTAATGTTGACATTGTAATTATCTCCGGACTAGACCAGGTGGTACCATGGTTATATAACTTGATCTTCCAGTAACGTCCAGTGTCATTAAATCCACTTGGGTATAGaaaaaattttgtgtgtagTATCGGTATAACTTCTAATTAATCATAGTTTAAGCACAAAGTTTCTGACTCCCTATAGGGCCTATAGGCTTTTAGTGTTCTCCCAAGAGGATGAGGTTCCAGCTGTTGTGACTCTTTTGGAGCATGTCTATAATATAAAATTACTAAGACTCACAAAATAGTGACTAGCTAAACCTTTTGTATTGCAGCCTCACCATGCATCAATCAGAGGCCAGCTGTTTTTTACAGACTGTCtatacgtacatatatatatactcccTGCAAGACTTCATTTCTTGGAAATGTCCAATCTGTACTTATGCAggtactactatatatatatattaatatgtGATTGTTACTGACCATTCTAACTGACAGATAATGAGATAATTCGAACTGATAAAAATATAGTGGATTGGCTTTTACTTGCATGATAAGATTCCTTTTATTTTGCATATGTACTTGCATTACTGCACCATTATAGAAACTATATAGTTATCAAGGGGagttctgaggtttccagaaactggtcaagtatattcCAGAAATACCCCGGTATGCTTGCAAAGGTACAAATTAAaggttcaaatactctaatagagcaatcaaccaCCCTAATGAAGTCACATATTGTATTGCTAAAAATTGTAGTTGATTTACCAGTAACCATAGTCTAAAAATCTTATCTCAGAGTGTAAAAATTCCCAAGGAACATGCCTTTATACTCCCAGCATGGCATCCATGACctcatgtctgttgtatgcttctcACTTTGCTCCACATCTACTCTTTGGTCTGCTCCTGAAACCGTGCCAACAGAAGCAGGCAGTCTGTGTTAGTAGGAAGTTATCAGAGTTGCCTGTGGCTATATAAATATAGTTCAATAATTATAAAGTGACTGATTGTTTTAACTCCATGCAATCGCctaagctgttcttccttgcagtGGCACAAGCAACATGTACAGAACCACTTAATATACgcacaatacaaaaataagatctacagtggaacctcagttatccagaccctacttatccagattctcgctTAACCGacctacggaaatgactgctctattagagtagtgagttctattagagtataattgaTAAAATtgacatttttaaaaatgttttaaatGCTATTTTAAGTTATTATACACAGTTTTAGAGATATGAACTTTTCAGAcatatggaccacccctggtcccaaggggttcagataagtGAGGCTCCACTGTATATATAAGCACACAATACATATAAAAATAACCTATCACACAATAATAACAAGTATACAAAAGCAAACTAGTAAGTAATAATTACGAACCAAAAAATTATCATAGTAAGCATGGTAGTCATGACAAAAGTGATTTTAATGGATGACAGGATGAAATGTGATGGTATGGCTGGGAATTCCACCATGCAGTGGAAAACACTATAGATCAAGCTGTTAAATTAATCATTAAGATAATAGAATCCCATTTAGATAGCAAAATAGGCTGAGGTGCAACCGAAGAGGTGCAGGGATACATCcgacttggcagtattggtgataCGAGTTGACTGAGCTTCTTGACTGGTTATGGGAACTAACTGAGTTGAGGAAAGTTCTGTGACCCATGATTGAATTTTAATAGCAATTTGTACATCCATAGTTACTGCTCTATACTACACTGTATACTAACATTCTAGTCATTGTAAGGACTGCTGGTAGCTACAATAGTGGAGGGTCTTACAAAGGAATAGCACTGATGAATCTGACAGTAACTTTGAGCTCAGTTAGGGCTCTATAGGCAGTGGTTTTGATTGTAATTTGTTATAGATAAAGGCCTGTGTGTGCCTGTACATCCAATTAAaatcatatacatatataaaaaattagctaattGTGACAAAGCACCATTAATATTTGCGACGTCTACCTGTAAAGAAACTCTTGAACCAATTTAAACTTTACCATTAATTCTATATGCTTGAAGTTTGACTAAAGGTCTGTTATGAGGGACACTGTCAGATGCTTTTGCCAAAATTCAACCATTTAAAGCAGGAGGTTAGTAATTGAGTCCTTCTAGCAATTATTGTAGTGTCTGTCTAGCAACATTTAAATTCATTCACTGAGGGGATAAAGAATTCCAATCATTATTACTCTGTTACTACattaaaaattagatcttgtgtATGAATTAGTGTGGTGCTTGACTGAGTCATTTCATTGTGTGACCTCTTTAAGTGGATGCGGTAAAAATAATTGAATATCTATATTATAGCTGCCCTTAAGAATTTGATATGATAGAGTAAAATCACCCCTTTGCCAATGGCGCTGTAGTGATGGTAGATTTAGGTGTCTCAATCTGTCATGGTATGGTAAATTGCTGATACTTTATGCTGTATTCCGCTTTCAATTTTTGATTGTCAAGTATAAGAAGGTCCCCATGAAGacattatatattatattttaCAATTGGATGGACAAGGGTTGTGTACGACTTTACCTGAAAAGGCTTGATTTGTGTAAGTAATTGCTTAGAGACTAGTGACAGGCTGACAGCAGTTCATCATACACAAAACATCAGCCCAAGCACGGAGCCCTGGGGGACACTACTGGACTCAAACCTGTGCCTATATAGGAACAAACCCATGCTGGTTAGGTGAGAGCAATTTATTTTCAGAGGTAATTAGACAGAGGTATCCCTTATAGCTAATAGATTCAAATATTTAATCACACTTGAAGTTAGCTAATTAGACAAACTGGATGATAATTGTTTATCTTTTTGTATACAgtgaacctctctattacagacattttaggacccagaatttttggccactttttgcctctttcagaggtaagtATTAACTAGACTTGTTGcatgggaccaaaatttttgtccttattatggactcatatggaggttttttctcggctattgtgtccttaatttgaaTAGTTTGTTCAGAGAGGTTATAGGTGTTATGTGATCAGTTTTCCAATCTTGTGGTCTGAATGTACTGCTCTGTAAAGATATTTCAAACAGCCCATGATAGATAGAAGGATGACACCCGGCTTAGCTAACTGATCTGCACACTGTTTGAAGACCTCAGCTGGCCATCCATCTGGTCGACAGGTCCAGATGATTTGCTTCTGATTGTTAAAGTTTTGGGTCAACATCTATAAAGCTTCAGCCGGAAGTGATATATTAAGACTCTTTGAATAAGGAGGGCCCTTTGGACCCCCCTGGATTTGCCCCTGTTATTTTTTGCTTTTTAATGGTGACATGGGTGATCATGGTAATGAATGCAGATTGTTGCAGGTCACGATTCCATGAGGTACGGAGCTTCATTTCAGTAATACAAATCAGTAAGTTCCAGTAAGGCTAGGACAGTGTATAACTGAAGTTTTCCGAGTCACGGGACACCAATATGGACACCATGGGGGATGGCAATAGTGACAGTGGTGTACATATTGGGACTTTTTTGGTGTTCAGGGGGACACTTCAGTTTTACAGTGTATGCAGGGTAgataaggccactacaatgagattacttgtttctcatcaactgcccgcaccaaaattttcttttgcccatgcgcactcattaTTGCACGAGATGGTAGCATGGCTTTTTTGAGTGTTGTGGTAGTGGgtttatcacgtagaaaagcactatttccatgaaaaactacaatcccattgagatacagacaccatttatgagtgttttttacttctgtgttgattagagagttttctggagcatcaacaaccaccaaggcatcaacagtgagtgctacagtgtacattagaccatacactagcattggtatcgtgacctgcatgccctatgtgcagggccatcatatctaagagacatagtagctttagtgttgctacttctgccacaagcttacacagcccctccccctaataagactgaccagCCTACATGTGCTAAGACTGCTGCTGTCTGCTGCTGCATGGTACATGACTCCAAGACTGGTGGAACTTTCGCAAAGGACTTGAATgctttgttactgaagttgaagtttatgtgcacttggaattttaccctcagtgtgcaccagtgcttggtgtgcATCCTGCCAATAGcctaaaataaaggattattatactggttttgtacaaatatgctatggcttgtgcaataatgagataacccgcccgaCCACATGTAttactctatgagaagttgatgagaaacaagttatctcattgtagtggcctaaattaaagtagctagctatagcagcTAACTAGGTAAGGTGTAGCCAAGGTTGAACTGACCATAGATAGAATATACTACCTATGAACTGACTCATAGCACTGTCTGAACACTGAGACTTTCAGAATTATCACGTTGACATGCATTGACCTGTTTAAGTAATTGTTTGTCATGTAATAGAATACGGATAGTAATCGGTACATTGATTAGGATATTTCGTAATATAAGGCTACGTGCTTGTCAGTTGTGAAGTCGCTTTATTATCGAAACATCAGATCATTATGAGCAGTTGACGATGGACCCTTACGATACAGATTTGACTTCGTACGAGCAACGTGCAGCGGTCAGAAGGCAGATTAGGAAGGAGAAACTCGAATCGCAGTCAAGTGTAGTAAGAGCTTTAGTGTATGTTTAGTGCTATTTTCGTTGTATTGTCAATCCATTTCTGTATCGTATTTTACTGGAGTGTCATTTTGTGAAGCTGTTTCACTGTTTTGAACTGGTCGGGTAGTGGAGCGTTTAAAGTGACGAATAAGTCGTTAATTGGTTACTGAGTGCTTTTGCGTTGCTCAGCATGGTTTAAAATTTATGTATCTTTTGTCGTATAAGAGAATCGCCACTAGGTGATATTTAAATCGTGTGGGTATTGTTGCAGAGAGAGGCGTGTTTTGTGGTGTGGTGCACTTagtttagtgtgtgttgtggtTTGTTAGTTGCTGTGGTGATGCTTGATCAATACCAGGTTGTTATTATAAATGGTAAAACTGCTAGTTTATCATTTGGTATTAAGCCACTTCACAAAAAGCTGTGGGTTTTGCTTGTTATCCAATCAACCAATTTAAACATAGCGAGTGTTTGTTTTTGATTAACTGTGCTATTGAAAGGATGCTTGTTATCTGCAAGAAGCCTTGTAATCATACCTGCTGTGTTGGTGTGTCTGAGTTCTGTTTGGTTTAGAGTTACCTTCAATCTCTTTGAACTTTAATTGTACGTTGAGTGGCTTCAACCCCGTACTGCCTAGCACCTTTCTCCCACATATTGTTCATTGACATTGATGGGTGACTTCCTGAGACTATTAGTGATATAATTCTTGTTTTTGTCAGTTAGCCATGAGATAagatgaaaaaagatatgaTTACCAGTAGTAAGGTGTCATGATTTTCCTGTGTTATACTTTAATAATTTGGGACCTTAATTAAGtgtcaagtgtccacattaataGGTCCCAGTGTCTTGGGACCTACCTGTGTAGGACCAATCATgttaaggtgtcctgattttcttTAACTCAAGTATTCAGATTACACAAATGAACGTTCAACTTCTGAGTGATAACCATTTCTCCCTTTGTAGAGCTGTCACAACCTTATCATATTATAGCTGAGGTACTGCCAAGGTAAACCAACTCACCAACTGATTATTAACCCCCTACCTCATTTCTCAGCTAGAGGAATCACTGCAAGTGTTCCCTCCCTTCATATTTTGTTCTTGTCTTGCTGGTTTTTTTATGGCCATTTCCTGACCCAGGCCAACCATTTATGGTCTCCTGTATCTGTTGTCCTTGTGAAGGTCTTATGTTGGTAATCAGCTGAGAAGAGCCCCATCCTGGTAGTTGGTTTGTAAACTAACACCATATATTGTTACCAGAATAGTGTGAAGGAgtaatgtgtttgtgtataggtgtgcgtgcgcgtgtgtgttTCGTGTTTGagttagtgtacatgtgtgtgcgtgtgtgcgtgtgcatgtatgGGAGCACAtacacttgtgtgtgtgtgtgtagttcttagcatgtgtagtgtatgatatttcCTTCAAGAATCTTCCCAGGACAAtttgtacatatgcatgttGTGAGGATATGAATTTCAAATGCCTACAGCTGTGCTGACCAACATAGACTCAACCACACACTGTAGACAACTCCACTGATGTGTAGGCAGTCACCACCTCATTGTGATGTCATTAGTATTCATGTATCATCATGTGACCTCAATTGGACCATGTAAACTATCCCACACAGCTGGGCAGGCTGTACGGTATAAACAATTGATTTTGTGTAAACAAATCCTAGTTGCTGCAGAAGTTCTTATAGTACTTGCAAATTTAAAATTCAAATTTGGTTTCAAGTTCAACACAGAAACAATTTAATCTGTCAAAATCTTGTGCTCTTGTCTGTTTTCACACAAGAGCTTCTCCTGTATCAGATGAGTATTAAGGGCCTTAACTATGTTATAACATTATGATGTAGTTCTGCTTCATTGGACGAGTACTAGTGTCTCCATTATAGAGATAACTGACAAGTGTAATTGATATTGTATGGGACACCTCAGCAGAGTGTGTGTGAAGATGTCACCACAATAGACTTGTGTTGTATGAATGTGTTTAACAGGTGATAGTGTCTTGCATAGCCAGTCCCTTTGTCCCTTTTTCTTTATAAAAAGTACAAAGGGGCTGTAAAGTAGATCATAAGTCCATGGTCTTTATAATCTCAGTATGTCAGTAAGTTAGTTTCCTTGAGGATGTTTGGTGTATTGAGTGAGGTCACTGGGTGTTTATGTTAGTGTTAGTGTAGTCAAGTGTAGTCATCTTGAAGAGCTGAACACCCAATTACTTCATTATGGCTTCTTAACTTGGTTGAGTTGTAATGAGAATATAAGTGGCTTGAACAGATTGTGGAGACACTTGTATTGTATGACTTAACTGAACATGTGTTTTGTCATTACAGTCTGACCACCTTATACTGAATGGTGACTCTCCAGTTAATGGTGATTATTCCCCAGTTAATGGTGATACTAAACTCAGCCATGTTTTAGTAGAAGAGATCACTCTGCCGGAGATGGAGAATGGCATTATTGAGCAGCCTTGTATTGTAACTGTTAATGGTGATGGACCTTGTAAGAGATCTAGTTCTTCTAGTGAAGATGACAAGTTTGATGATGGTGACATGTGTAATGGTAACCGAGACTCTGTCGAGAGCTTTTCCACACCGGTGGAGAATTCCCTTCCAAGTGTTAAAGAGGCGTGGGTTGATATGAACAATGACACAACACACTCGGATATTTCAGAGTTGAGTCTACCGGACTCTCTACTTGCTGAGATGGGTAGTGATGGACACTCAGTCAATAGTGTGACTACTAACTCTATTGTGTCAGAGCCAGTAAATGTTGGAATCACAAAACAGCGCTCTAAGAGTGAGTCACCAACTAGTAGTTTGAAGAGAAACACAAGAAAAGCATCTGCTCCTAATTTGGGACTAAGTGTATCGACGGAGATAAAAAGTGTTGAAGATGAAGACAATACTGAGGACTTCTCATTGCGTCGCTCCAAATATACTCCGATTCGTCGTAAACGGAATTCTATTTCAGGGTCAAATCCGTCTAAAAGTATAAGTGAGAGATTTGATGACTTGGGACCACTACCCAAAGTGCTTGACAGACTGGAGGAAAATGTTGAGAGTGAGGTCAAGTCACCAGAGCCTTTGAACAAACCTGCACATCATGTTGATGTACTGGATGGACCTGTTAATAAACCTGTTGATAAACCCACAAAACCTGTTAATGCAGTCAAAAAACCTGTTAGTGCACCTCTTCATCAAGCTGGGACCCAGCCAACAACATCGGATAAGACTGAGACAAAGTTGACAGGTAAACAAAGAAGGAGATCAGTTAAAGGATTGTTCACCAGAAAATCGAGCACCGGTACTCCTCCTGTAGTTAAGACAATAACTGAACAGACTACTGAGCCAGCAGCCAAACCTGTTAAAGTAAAGAAAGCTACAAGGAGGGCACCATTACGAGGCATTGTCTCAAGATTCTCACCCAAACGTGATATACCACCCAGCAAAACTACTAATACTATCAACAGTGGCAAGAACGATGTTGATAATGCAAGAAAGCCTCCCATGATGAAGCACAAGTCTCATTCAAGCAGTTCTTTGTTGAAGAGGCAAACAGACGACAGGAGCTCCACAAAAAGTGACAAGTATCAGGCTAGAAAAAATTCTAGTTTTGCTGTGACCAAAGAACCACTCAAGTCATCAAACGTTGAAGCATCATTTCCATCTCGTGAGGCCAGCAAGTCTGTTGATAGTCTTCTCAGTGATGGTAGTACAGACATCTTGATGGCCCACTCCAGTCATGAACTGTGTGCTTACTCCTCTAGAGAGGATCTCCTTGAAGGGGACATCGCATCCTCACTACCTGATGTCAGTACTGATCAAGATGATTATTCTCTAGCTGATGAAATATCTATACAAACTCAGAACAGTGAAAAACAAGATACTTCTTCACTGTTTACAGAAGATGTAAGCAGTCGAGGTCCTTCACCAGTTATTTTAGTCACTAGTCCTAAAGATGAAGGGAAAACACTTGAAGCTGTAGTAGATGATGATGCTAAGCATGTTCAACTCTACAAGGCTAAGAGTATGGAGGTACTCAGTAGTACAGAGCCTGTGGCAACTGaagtttcagtacacacatcaACAGTGCCAACCTCCAATCTCCCAAACACTGTTTCTGTGAGTACTGAGAATCTGATCTCAACTACATCAGCCGAGAAGAAAGGCATCAAAGTGAGTACAGTAAAGAAATGTACTAGTCTAGACATTCTAGCTGTGAGTAAACAAGCTCCAGCTGCTGCTAAAGTGACAACAATTTCTGTGACATCAAGAAAAGCACCAACAAAGACTGGTCTACCGCCATTGGCCAGTAGCGTTCATAAGGTAGAGGTGAAGAAGGAAAATGGTCCATCACCTTGTGGTGATAGTAAAGTGGTTGCTAAGTTACAAGCTCCAGTTGAGAAGAATGCAGCTAATGATAGCCGTCATGCTCCAACAATGACACGTCAAAGTAGTGGCAGGAAAATTTCAGGTGCTGCTTCTCCTTTTCAGCGGACTAACAGTCGATCATCGGTCGGTCGTGCTGCTTCTCCTTTTCAGCGGACTAACAGTCGATCATCGGTCGGTCGTGCTGCTTCTCCTTTCCAGCGAACTAACAGTCGATCATCAGTCGGTCGTAAGAAGAGCATGTCCACCACCCAGTCCTCAGCCACTGCTAACACAGGTCAAGGAGTGAAGAGAACTGTTAGTCCTTTAAAAAGAACTACTAGTCCAGCAAAGAAGACTACAACAATTACCATTAAATCTACCAAGTCAGCCGTCACTGCTACTCCAGTTAAAGTTTCTTCTAATGTCACCAAATCTACCAACACTACCACTAGCAATAGTATAAGGAGAATATCTAGCCCCACCAAATCATCCAACTCTACTGCTAATAGTGGTATTAGGAGAGTGACCAGTCCCACTAGAAGTTCACTAAGACGCTCTTCAGTACAAAGAACTTCTGGTAAAAAGAAATCCACTACTGTTACTCCCACCACTGCTGCCAAGTCAACTACCCCATCACCTGTACCACCAAAAGTGTCCTTTATGTCACTGTTTGACTCAGAGGATGGGAGAAGGATCACGAGAGTGTCATCGGATGAAGTGGCGAACAATGGTAGCAACAATACTGATGATGTTGTTCATGGTCGCTCCACCTCAGAGATAGTTAGTACTGTAAGTCACACCACAGGACTCAGTGACATTGTTGAGAACCAGTTATTGACCACAAGTGTGGAGGAACTGGACACTGGTAGAGTTGCTAGTGCAATGAGCGATACTGTGACAACGAACAAGAAAACTGTACAACAGAGTCCAATGAGAAGAATTTCTTCTGTACCCGTGGCAAATGATAAGAGTACCACACCAAAGTCACAATCTTCACCAGTGTCACATGGTTCGCCACAGCGAAAAAAGAGCAGTACAGGAGTAACAAGGCCCATCAATGTTTTACATGATCGGAGTGGTCTTCCTCAACAACACAGTGACTCTTCTCTTAAGAGACCAGTCTCTGCCACTACCAGACGTACCAGTTCAACAATGAGACCTAGTAGCAGTGGAACTCTGCCGAGGACTTTGAGCAAAACAAAGAGTGATTCAAAGCTCAGTGGTATTGCCACTTTACCACGTACACACAAAACAACTGATAGTACTGCTGTAGATAAGAGACCTGCTAGGCCTCATTCTGCAGCAGTAAGTAGAGGAGGACCGCAGAGCACTCGTTCTTCAAACAGAAAACTTTCCATGGTACCCACCAGCAGTGCAGGAAGATTTACACGTACCAGCTCTGCACGACGCAGTAAGTCTACCGTAGTACGGCCAGACCCAAGTCTGCTTAACTCTAATGAAGGAACCAAAGCTATCACAGATGAGGTTGATGGTGCTGTAGCATCAACCCCTGCTCATAACATACTACGTGATGTTAAACCCAAGAACCCAGACTCTCAAAAGAAGAGCAATGTTCCGTTACGATCATCAATGCGTCGTACATCAACTCTTAGCAAGTCAGCTGACGGTGCTACTCTTAGCAAGGAATCTAGACAATCAGTAACTCGTTCATCGAGACGTACATCAAGTCACACCATTACAACCAAACCTACACAGTCCAGTGACCGGAGTACTCCTAGCAAGAAGCTGTCGATGGATCGCCGACCTTCCAACAGTGCTGTTCACTCCACTCCTAAAAATGAACCTTCCCTGTCAATGTCAGACCTTGATGCTGTGAAGTCAGCTGATAGGTATGTATATGTGTTGTATGTGTTAATTGTTATGTGAACAGGTTCTGTTATGGAGACCCACGTGTTACCCTGTATAATGGTGTGATATATAgcagcgtgtgtgtgtgtgtagaggtAGTGTTCTAGCTGAGAAAGTTTATTGTTTTCTATTTGTATGTCATAATTGAATCATCAGTCACCAGGTATAGTCTATTCATAAATTTGCAAAGTTTACAAATTTGGCGCTTGTAGAATGATAACAACAGGTAGTGTCATGTTACTAGATGTGGTAGGCTTGCTCAAGGGGTGTTATTTTAAGAAGCCATATTGTGCACTATCATAGCCTTGTGTTGAATTAACATGATGTCAATGATGTTCTAACAGTTTTTGTAAACTGTTTGTATTGGGTTACAGCTTCAATACTTTAAAGgtttcttattgtttcacacaCCTTATTATGCAGGTTGCAGTCAAGTAGCCACAGGCGATATGTCAGGCCAAAATTGAGACAAAAGCCATCGTTGGATCACTTGAAACAGTTGATGGGACGAGATGATATAACCAGTGATATTTCACCAGATGTTAACAGCAAAAAGAAGAACAGAGTTGATCCCAACACTTACTCCACATACATGGGTAAGTAGGTATGCCGTgacatacatacagtaggaaTTTGATGTCATGACAAGACTTGTATTGTGAACTCTAAACTTAATGGTGCGATGGGCATTATAAGACAGTACTACATATATTTTCCTGTGCCAGTAAAACAAGACTATCTTTTGTGTATTTCAACACAACAGCTCTCAATAATGTGACTGATATAGATGTAATAGACATCATCTTTCTTGCTTACTGTACAGTAAGTAAAGTACATTATCATCAATATTTCAGTTTTACACCATGTTTAAGTAGATTGTAGCCAAATTTGTGCGCAAGTTCCATGTATGTCATGATATGAACTGGACTAGGAGTGTGTGGCACAGAACTTCATGTCACAATGTGTTGTACAGTGTACATCATGGGTTATTCCTCTAGTTGCCTGTTTCTTTTACTGCTCTAATTCATGCCATACAGGAAAGAAGAACTTAGCGGCTTCAGCAATGGCTGGCCTGGCCAGTGTTGAGAACTTTGCTGCTGTCAAGTTACGTAAGACTGCAAACAGAGACCAAGGAGAGGTTGGAGTCACAAGTGCTGGAGTGTCCTTCTCCACACCCAGTATCAGTCTGATCCATATAAAaggtgtctgtgtgtgtgtgtctgtctgtctgtagtgtagtttgtgtgtagACAGTGTACATTATATCTGTGTGTATGTTAGTGTATTAGTTTAGTGTACCATCAGATGAATTTTGATATTGTGTAGCATAATGTACACACAACATTGTTCACATTATCATACCAAATAGCTATGTGTAAGGACTACCCAGGTTAAGTTTTATGGTAGTAAAATCACAACAATCTGGCTGTATGGTGGTACCATTTCACTGCATAATTGTTGTTTAACCAAATTTTCTAACACTCACT from the Dysidea avara chromosome 13, odDysAvar1.4, whole genome shotgun sequence genome contains:
- the LOC136242154 gene encoding serine-rich adhesin for platelets-like isoform X1; translated protein: MDPYDTDLTSYEQRAAVRRQIRKEKLESQSSVSDHLILNGDSPVNGDYSPVNGDTKLSHVLVEEITLPEMENGIIEQPCIVTVNGDGPCKRSSSSSEDDKFDDGDMCNGNRDSVESFSTPVENSLPSVKEAWVDMNNDTTHSDISELSLPDSLLAEMGSDGHSVNSVTTNSIVSEPVNVGITKQRSKSESPTSSLKRNTRKASAPNLGLSVSTEIKSVEDEDNTEDFSLRRSKYTPIRRKRNSISGSNPSKSISERFDDLGPLPKVLDRLEENVESEVKSPEPLNKPAHHVDVLDGPVNKPVDKPTKPVNAVKKPVSAPLHQAGTQPTTSDKTETKLTGKQRRRSVKGLFTRKSSTGTPPVVKTITEQTTEPAAKPVKVKKATRRAPLRGIVSRFSPKRDIPPSKTTNTINSGKNDVDNARKPPMMKHKSHSSSSLLKRQTDDRSSTKSDKYQARKNSSFAVTKEPLKSSNVEASFPSREASKSVDSLLSDGSTDILMAHSSHELCAYSSREDLLEGDIASSLPDVSTDQDDYSLADEISIQTQNSEKQDTSSLFTEDVSSRGPSPVILVTSPKDEGKTLEAVVDDDAKHVQLYKAKSMEVLSSTEPVATEVSVHTSTVPTSNLPNTVSVSTENLISTTSAEKKGIKVSTVKKCTSLDILAVSKQAPAAAKVTTISVTSRKAPTKTGLPPLASSVHKVEVKKENGPSPCGDSKVVAKLQAPVEKNAANDSRHAPTMTRQSSGRKISGAASPFQRTNSRSSVGRAASPFQRTNSRSSVGRAASPFQRTNSRSSVGRKKSMSTTQSSATANTGQGVKRTVSPLKRTTSPAKKTTTITIKSTKSAVTATPVKVSSNVTKSTNTTTSNSIRRISSPTKSSNSTANSGIRRVTSPTRSSLRRSSVQRTSGKKKSTTVTPTTAAKSTTPSPVPPKVSFMSLFDSEDGRRITRVSSDEVANNGSNNTDDVVHGRSTSEIVSTVSHTTGLSDIVENQLLTTSVEELDTGRVASAMSDTVTTNKKTVQQSPMRRISSVPVANDKSTTPKSQSSPVSHGSPQRKKSSTGVTRPINVLHDRSGLPQQHSDSSLKRPVSATTRRTSSTMRPSSSGTLPRTLSKTKSDSKLSGIATLPRTHKTTDSTAVDKRPARPHSAAVSRGGPQSTRSSNRKLSMVPTSSAGRFTRTSSARRSKSTVVRPDPSLLNSNEGTKAITDEVDGAVASTPAHNILRDVKPKNPDSQKKSNVPLRSSMRRTSTLSKSADGATLSKESRQSVTRSSRRTSSHTITTKPTQSSDRSTPSKKLSMDRRPSNSAVHSTPKNEPSLSMSDLDAVKSADRLQSSSHRRYVRPKLRQKPSLDHLKQLMGRDDITSDISPDVNSKKKNRVDPNTYSTYMGKKNLAASAMAGLASVENFAAVKLRKTANRDQGEVGVTSAGVSFSTPSISLIHIKGRRKVRSRLVNPTRASVNSEDVFVLVTPTELYEYIGAKANVIEKAKGAEIVQRIHQKKELGCKTATYHTIEEGKSSAKESAFWEILGGRKLSHGGADTVPSDELYEKTLPTSWVMYEFQGEKFVAVHEKQTGLPKKEILKSDKIFFYDCGHEAYVWIGRQSVMESRKLALQQARKIYDESCNTPDFAHMDSRSRPHSGRIRSKMTARKLSGSGFGGGGIKVKHCERPQWALFVRLNEGSETVMFKEKFADWPDESRIIKMKGHSTAEKMVEQVELKPCDISKMLIPQPLFQGLVLEGDNVHRGAGRLDPHSSTGTKVTTNSITKWLIKENTRVVIPQSEHNIFYSAEGYVIKWSYRLCTMRKLEGLSYNSPRRSAGSDLGASPQLAHKSSTPDCSPDKKSSSPGVSENDARYLESGGRDRVAYFFWQGDDSSTLEKGTTAYSTVELDEEGATQVRVVQGKEPAAFRSIWGGAMITLLQKSDVNPLEQPTNGNTRLYEVSGQLTNEAALLQLKIPDDTSTLCGCLRSRGCYVVHDVAGCKLFVWKGVKALNVLKHSAVTAAQKLQEKLPNLEIIYLAEGEESREFWMLLGGKCKYPSLVSDVKKYEFTPRLFELSSVTQQFLATEVLHPCRSSEILAFPFLQSDLYQASQPAIFLLDAHYEVYVWFGWWWKDDYEVANTVATTANSTTGSRVSRWIRDKQLALETAQQYAKACTKFRTIQVFVVYAGMEHEHFIQHFPFWMVSKEVQQLNCKESKPVPKRLYIEDELKKYKQKCYTLKELQQRPLPGEVDPTKMEVYLTDKEFELAFKKTRTEFHKLPQWKQTALKKEAGLF